Within the Jannaschia sp. M317 genome, the region GAACGCGGTCGTGGGGCCGCATCGCAGGTGCAGAACTTCCATTTCATCAACGGGTTCTCGGGCACGGGTTGCAACAGGCCCCCGCCATGGGGCGCGGCCTGGCCGAGGTGCTGACCGATGGCGGCTATCGCACGCTGGATCTCTCGCCGCTGGGCTATGACCGGTTGCTGAGCGGGGATGCCCTGCGCGAACGGGCGGTGATCTGAGGCGGGCGGGCAGGGGGCTCTGCCCCCGCCTTCGGCCCCCGCGGTATTTATGGCCAGAGGAAGAGGGGGCGCGTTAACCTTAATGTGCCGTGAACGGCGATACGCGGTTGATGCGGATCAAGGTTCGGCGCAGGAGAGGGGCCTAACCTGGTCCCAAGATGAAACCGGAGACACCGATGCGCGCCCTTTTCCTTTTCCCGTTGCTGGCCGCTTGCGTAAGCGAGGGGGTGCCGACCGAGGCCGATATCGGGGCCGCGCGGGGGCAGGCCCTGTTCGCCGAGAATTGCGTCGCCTGTCATGGGTCGGATGCGACGGGGGGCGTGGGCCCGGATCTGACGCAGTTGTCGGCGCGCAATGGCGGGGTGTTCCCGCAGGTGCCGGTGCTGGCCACCATCGACGGGCTGTCGCGCCACGGCGATGCGGCGGCCGTGATGCCGGAGTTCGGCGCCGGCAACCTGGGCGATGCGGTCATCGTGGAGCTGGACGACGGCACCGCGACCCCCGTGCCCGCCGATCTGCTGGCGTTGTCGGCCTATCTGCGCAGCGTTCAGCGCTAGGCGGGATCAGACTTTTGCAAAAGTCTGACTAAAATCCTTCGAAGGATTTTACCCCGCCACCGGCCTATACATTCGCGGCGAAGGCGCGTAGCTGCGCCCCTTGGCCGCCGTCCGGGCGGATTGAGGACCGAAGATGAAGAAGACACTCGCCGATGCATTGGCCGCCAAAGGCTATGACACGCTGACCCCCGTGCAACAGGCCGTGCTGGCCCCTGAGCTGGACGGCGTCGACATGCTGGTGTCGGCACAGACCGGATCGGGCAAGACCCTGGGCTTTGGCCTGGCGATCGCGCCGACGATTCTGGGCGTGGCCGATACGTTCGAGCCCGCCGAAGCACCGCTGGCCCTGATCATTGCCCCCACACGCGAACTGGCGTTGCAGGTCAAGCGAGAGCTGTCGTGGCTGTATGAAAACGCGGGCGCGGTCATCGCCTCGACCGTGGGCGGCATGGACATGCGCGACGAACGCCGCGCCCTGGCGCGCGGGGCCCATGTGGTCGTCGCCACGCCGGGCCGTCTGCGCGACCATGTTCAGCGCGGGTCGATGGACCTGTCGGCGATCCGCGCCGTGGTCCTGGACGAGGCCGACGAGATGCTGGACCTGGGCTTCCGCGAGGATCTGGAATTCATTCTGGGCGAATGCCCCGAGGCGCGCCAGACGCTGCTGTTCTCGGCCACGGTGCCCGCCGCCATCGCCAAGCTGGCCCAAAGCTATCAG harbors:
- a CDS encoding cytochrome c; translation: MRALFLFPLLAACVSEGVPTEADIGAARGQALFAENCVACHGSDATGGVGPDLTQLSARNGGVFPQVPVLATIDGLSRHGDAAAVMPEFGAGNLGDAVIVELDDGTATPVPADLLALSAYLRSVQR